A window of Phacochoerus africanus isolate WHEZ1 chromosome 11, ROS_Pafr_v1, whole genome shotgun sequence genomic DNA:
GGTGTGTGCTTTCTCTCATACTGGCTGCATGCTCAGGGTGTGTTTCTGCAAATGGGATGTGATCAACCATTATTTCTGTGATCTTCTTCCCCTCCTACAGCTCTCCTGCTCTAGCATCTATGTCAACAAAttacttattttatgttttggtaCCCTTAATATCTTTGCCCCCATCCTGTCCATCCTGAGCTCCTACACCTTCATCATAGCCAGCATCCTCCGCATGCCCTCCACCCAGGGCAGGTCCAAAGCCTTCAGCACATGCAGCTCCCACATGTTGGCAGTTGTGGTCTTTTATGGATCAGCTGCCTTCATGTACCTGCAGCCATCCTCAGTCAGTTCCATGGACCAAGGGAAAGTGTCCTCTGTGTTTTATACTACTGTTGTGCCCATGCTGAATCCCCTGATCTACAGCCTACGGAATAAAGATGTCAATATTGCCCTAAACAAAATGCTAGAAAGAAGAATATTCTTGTGATCTGACATGATATGAGGATGATTTCTTAGGTCAAAATCACTGAATATTACATTATTTGAATGGATGTTTGATTTTAGTCCATCTGttaacatttttcttcatttggtgGTATTCTATTGACATTTACTTTCTCCACGTCCCTCTGGATGCTATTTTCTCTGGATTTTTCTCTCATAAGATCTTTGAGATACAGATTAGAATACTATAGATAACCTGGGTACAAGGACAAACTAATCCCATCACTGTCACCTCCCACCTTTTCTTTCATATAAGGGATAAAAACCAATTCCTCAATCATAGTGAAAATACCATCCTCCAACAGTGGTAACCTAACTTATTTATGCTATCCAGTCAAGAAACAGCTTAAATATTGGCAATGTGATGGCCacaatctctatttttttttcagcctggaatagtgttgttgttgttgttgttgtttgtcttatCTCCATGTATCctatttgtctgatttatttcttccatctctttctttatAATCCAATAAGAACTTAAAACTGAGTTAAGAACCCATTTATTGTGATAGAGCTCAATGAAATATACCTCAAGCCCCTTGTCTTTACTGTTTTGCCTGCTTATTGTGCAAAAAATCCTGGACTGTAATCTTCATGAAGGCAACCCCCTATATGTTTCACTCACATATCTCCAGGATGTAGTATGGATCCTGTCACCTAGAAGGTCCTTGATAATTTCCTTGTTAATCATTCCCTCTTCTAATATACTTATAAGAAAAACATACATCTCTCTTAGAGTCATCTATTCATCTACATCAAtctaatatcaaaaaataaaaatataatattatctacatatttttgttgttgctcaaATTAactaagttgattttttttgtctttttgttgttgttgttgttgttgccatttcttgggccgctcccgcggcatatggaggttcccaggctaggggttgaattggagctgtagccaccggcctacgccagagccacagcaacgtgggatccgagccgcgtctgcaacctataccacagctcacggcaacgccggatccttaacccacttagcgaggccagggactgaacctgcaacctcatggttcctagccggattcgttaaccactgtgccacgacgggaactccaaagttgatGTTTTGATGTTTGGTATGTTGTTCGAAGATCTGCACGATGATTGGTGACATGCTGACTTATTTCTATACAAGAATTTGGAAGTAATAGTCCTGAGTTTGTTCTGTGTAGAACCCCAGTACAAGTGTGATAACTTGTGAATA
This region includes:
- the LOC125111176 gene encoding olfactory receptor 8G1-like is translated as MAAGNHSSVTEFILAGLTEQPELQLPLFFLFLGIYVVTVVGNLGMILLIGFSSHLHTPMYYFLSSLSFIDLCHSTVITPKMLLNFVTEKNIISYAACMTQLYFFLIFAISECYMLAAMAYDRYVAICSPLLYHVIMSHQTCFSLSVGVYTLGLVCAFSHTGCMLRVCFCKWDVINHYFCDLLPLLQLSCSSIYVNKLLILCFGTLNIFAPILSILSSYTFIIASILRMPSTQGRSKAFSTCSSHMLAVVVFYGSAAFMYLQPSSVSSMDQGKVSSVFYTTVVPMLNPLIYSLRNKDVNIALNKMLERRIFL